A region from the Palaemon carinicauda isolate YSFRI2023 chromosome 16, ASM3689809v2, whole genome shotgun sequence genome encodes:
- the LOC137655637 gene encoding arginine kinase-like, translating into MGEPFPNIKSKHSLVAKYVTKDLWDKLSGIKTATSGFTLGKAIACAVDFDNQHCGIYAGDWDSYKDFKDVFDPIIQDYHGIASDSKHTSDMDVGKLKGNINPECPVHSVRIRVGRNIDGFGLSPGITRDQRLGVENLMKHAFQKLTGDLAGNYYPLVGMEESVRQQLVDDHFLFMSGDPNLQVAGMEREWPEGRGIYHNKEKTFLVWVNEEDQLRIISMQKGGDVKAVFERLARGIQAVGDSVKSESGKEFAFDEKYGFIHSCPTNLGTGMRASVHVDLPGWTKEGLDALKKRCEELKVQPRGTRGESGGQTGVTYDISNKHRLGYSEVELVQCMIDGVNALHEEDIKLQKKHGL; encoded by the exons aTGGGCGAACCTTTCCCAAACATTAAGAGCAAACACTCCTTGGTGGCTAAATACGTCACCAAGGACCTGTGGGATAAGCTCAGCGGCATCAAGACCGCCACTTCTGGGTTTACCCTTGGTAAGGCCATCGCCTGCGCCGTCGATTTCGACAACCAGCACTGCGGGATCTACGCCGGCGACTGGGATTCCTACAAGGACTTCAAGGATGTCTTCGATCCCATCATCCAGGACTACCATGGCATCGCTTCCGATTCCAAACACACCTCCGACATGGACGTCGGGAAACTCAAGGGCAACATCAACCCTGAGTGCCCCGTGCATTCCGTCAG GATTCGTGTAGGTCGCAACATCGACGGCTTCGGTCTATCCCCCGGTATCACCCGTGACCAGCGCCTGGGTGTTGAGAACCTCATGAAACATGCATTCCAAAAACTGACTGGCGATTTGGCCGGCAATTACTACCCTCTTGTGGGCATGGAGGAATCTGTCCGCCAGCAGCTCGTCGATGATCATTTCCTATTCATGTCAGGAGATCCTAACCTCCAG GTTGCCGGAATGGAACGCGAATGGCCCGAGGGACGCGGCATCTACCACAACAAGGAAAAGACCTTCCTCGTGTGGGTCAACGAGGAGGACCAGCTCAGGATCATCTCCATGCAGAAGGGAGGAGACGTCAAGGCCGTGTTCGAGCGTCTCGCCAGAGGCATCCAAGCTGTCGGTGACTCAGTCAAGTCCGAGAGCGGGAAAGAATTCGCCTTTGACGAGAAATACGGCTTCATCCACTCCTGCCCAACCAACCTTGGCACCGGCATGAGGGCGTCCGTGCACGTGGACCTGCCCGGCTGGACCAAGGAAGGTTTGGACGCCCTGAAGAAGAGGTGCGAGGAACTCAAGGTGCAGCCCCGTGGTACCCGAGGTGAATCTGGCGGTCAGACTG GTGTCACATACGACATCTCCAACAAGCACCGACTAGGCTACTCCGAGGTGGAGCTCGTGCAGTGCATGATCGACGGCGTCAATGCCCTGCACGAGGAGGACATCAAGCTCCAGAAGAAGCACGGCCTGTAA